Proteins co-encoded in one Deinococcus aquaedulcis genomic window:
- a CDS encoding PadR family transcriptional regulator, whose product MNTREQLRMLILAVLDRQPEHGYAIAQAIKGRSEGLLTAREGTLYPALHALEAEGLIESEEHEVGGRLRREYRLTESGRRVLARSRKAWQQQVNAVQAVLGGQS is encoded by the coding sequence ATGAACACCCGCGAGCAGCTGCGCATGCTGATCCTGGCGGTGCTGGACCGGCAGCCCGAACACGGCTACGCCATCGCCCAGGCCATCAAGGGCCGCAGCGAGGGGCTGCTGACCGCCCGCGAAGGCACCCTGTACCCCGCCCTGCACGCCCTGGAAGCCGAGGGCCTGATTGAAAGCGAGGAACACGAGGTGGGGGGGCGCCTGCGCCGCGAATACCGCCTGACCGAGAGTGGGCGCCGGGTGCTGGCCCGCAGCCGCAAGGCGTGGCAGCAGCAGGTGAACGCCGTGCAGGCGGTGCTGGGGGGGCAGTCGTGA
- a CDS encoding alpha/beta hydrolase family protein, with translation MRRLILGALLALGLGAGYVALTQPETLGQPDRAVPPPQGADPASPPPRTTPDEAALRAAAAAQPISIPALRALTYPGSALTVRRTLAPGVNYTRQVVSYQSEGLRINALLTVPRGTPPPGGWPAIVFNHGYIPPDEYRTTERYVAYQDAFARAGFVTLKSDYRGHGDSQGEARGGYTDPGYTVDVLNAAASLKKDPRVNRRRLGLWGHSMGGQLSLRALLVDRDFKAASLWAGVVAGYDLLNTDWNPPGGQRRTLDGLSRRYLRLLSPNAYLKELEGRPLQLHHGTADKDVPYSFQQALANDLRAAGQPVEAYRYEGDNHNLSGNLGLALRRSVAFFKRHL, from the coding sequence ATGCGGCGCCTGATCCTGGGCGCGCTGCTGGCGCTGGGCCTGGGGGCTGGGTACGTGGCGTTGACACAGCCAGAAACGCTGGGGCAGCCGGACCGCGCGGTGCCCCCACCCCAGGGGGCAGACCCGGCAAGCCCGCCTCCCCGCACCACGCCGGATGAGGCCGCCCTGCGCGCCGCCGCTGCCGCGCAGCCCATCAGCATTCCGGCGCTGCGGGCGCTCACCTACCCCGGCAGCGCCCTCACGGTGCGGCGCACACTGGCCCCCGGCGTGAACTACACGCGGCAGGTGGTGAGCTACCAGTCCGAGGGGCTGCGGATCAATGCCCTGCTGACCGTGCCACGCGGCACCCCACCCCCGGGCGGCTGGCCGGCCATCGTGTTCAATCACGGCTACATTCCGCCGGACGAGTACCGCACCACCGAACGCTACGTGGCCTACCAGGACGCCTTTGCGCGCGCAGGCTTCGTGACCCTGAAAAGCGACTACCGGGGACACGGCGACAGCCAGGGCGAGGCCAGAGGCGGCTACACCGACCCCGGCTACACGGTGGACGTGCTGAACGCCGCTGCCAGCCTGAAAAAGGACCCACGCGTAAACAGGCGGCGCCTGGGGCTGTGGGGCCATTCGATGGGCGGGCAACTCTCGCTGCGGGCCCTGCTGGTGGACCGGGACTTCAAGGCCGCCTCATTGTGGGCAGGCGTGGTGGCGGGCTATGACCTCCTGAACACTGACTGGAACCCGCCGGGGGGCCAGCGGCGTACCCTGGATGGCCTGAGCCGCCGCTACCTGCGCCTGCTCAGCCCGAATGCCTACCTGAAGGAATTAGAGGGCCGCCCCCTGCAGCTGCACCACGGCACTGCCGACAAGGACGTGCCCTACAGCTTTCAACAAGCGCTGGCGAATGACCTGCGCGCGGCAGGCCAGCCTGTGGAGGCTTACCGCTACGAGGGCGACAACCACAACCTCAGCGGCAATCTGGGGCTGGCCCTGCGGCGCAGCGTGGCCTTTTTCAAGCGCCATCTGTAG
- a CDS encoding TatD family hydrolase, with translation MIDTHTHLDYLDDPASARGELGLTALVCIGASPEHARNAIALAEQFPDVYATVGLHPTDAAQDSPEARAELEALSTHPRVVGIGESGLDDYWDDTQRTAQRAAFEWQLDLAARTGKPLVIHTRDKAGQDRAQQGVMDVLRAWPGVPVILHCFSGHAGLLRFGLDRGEHTYFGFAGNTTYKNAPEIHAAAREVPLSRLLLETDAPFLAPVPKRGKPNRPGYVRYTLEFIAALRGLDPAELERATDANARRVYNLPDTSA, from the coding sequence ATGATTGACACGCACACCCACCTCGATTACCTGGACGACCCCGCCAGCGCGCGCGGTGAACTGGGCCTGACCGCCCTGGTCTGCATTGGCGCCAGCCCCGAACACGCCCGCAACGCCATTGCCCTGGCCGAGCAATTCCCCGACGTCTACGCCACCGTGGGCCTGCACCCCACCGACGCCGCCCAGGACAGCCCCGAGGCACGCGCCGAACTGGAGGCCCTGAGCACCCACCCGCGCGTGGTAGGTATCGGCGAAAGTGGTCTGGACGACTACTGGGACGATACGCAGCGCACCGCCCAGCGTGCGGCCTTCGAGTGGCAGCTGGACCTCGCCGCGCGTACCGGCAAGCCGCTGGTGATCCACACCCGCGACAAGGCCGGGCAGGACCGCGCCCAACAGGGCGTGATGGACGTGCTGCGCGCGTGGCCGGGGGTGCCGGTTATCCTCCACTGTTTCAGCGGGCACGCGGGGCTGCTGCGCTTTGGCCTGGACCGGGGCGAGCACACATACTTTGGATTTGCGGGCAACACCACCTACAAGAACGCCCCAGAGATCCACGCGGCGGCCCGTGAGGTGCCCCTTTCGCGCCTGCTGCTGGAAACCGACGCGCCCTTCCTGGCCCCGGTCCCCAAGCGCGGCAAGCCCAACCGCCCCGGGTACGTGCGCTACACCCTGGAGTTCATCGCGGCCCTGCGCGGCCTGGACCCGGCCGAACTGGAACGCGCCACCGACGCCAACGCCCGGCGGGTCTACAACCTGCCCGATACCTCGGCTTGA